The following proteins are co-located in the Bombus pyrosoma isolate SC7728 linkage group LG12, ASM1482585v1, whole genome shotgun sequence genome:
- the LOC122573578 gene encoding sodium-coupled monocarboxylate transporter 1-like: protein MLETQERGYFHWADWLVFALMLAVSAAAGLWHYRRAQKSSTEDYLLGGKSMGLFPVSASLVASFISGVTILGTPAEIYNFGTQYWITIISIFFSGVVVAFIYAPVFVSLGLNSVYEYLEMRFNRGVRILISAIFIVDVVLYQSIVVYVPALALNQVSGIDVHLIGIIVCLICVFYTVLGGIRAVVWTDALQVGVMIAAVLTVSILGTYQMGAAEIWKMSLEANRIEFLNFDTSPYMRHTVWTVLIGSWLYSTAYIAVNQTMVQRYRSLKDLKTSKLSLAIFTISIMLFISLCCWCGLVLIAWWSPPKCDPRATGLITADDQLLPAYVMEIARNLPGVPGLFISGIFGAALSTLSVGLNSTAVVVLEDFVKGCFGLKLTDRCSHIFVKCLVVLLGCIALGLLFLVEKLGGVLAITGSLAAIAAGTSFGVFTLGILFPWTNAKGAFMGAIVGFVIAGWASLGANWSIGAGLLVPKKLPVPLSHCPGNISESFLKQFDRPNEDDVFPLYRLSYHWFTGLGTLIVIVVGNFISWWTGPTDPSSVDKRLLSPLIHSLLPVPKDENIVPTGNNAGNSELATTASLLLYDLKKKRRSQNFPNGATR from the exons ATGCTGGAAACACAGGAGAGGGGATACTTTCATTGGGCAGATTGGCTGGTGTTCGCGCTGATGCTAGCCGTATCTGCCGCCGCAGGATTATGGCATTACAGGCGAGCGCAGAAGTCGAGCACGGAAGATTATCTCTTAGGAGGAAAGAGTATGGGTCTCTTTCCCGTGTCCGCTTCCCTCGTTGCCAG CTTCATATCTGGCGTGACGATTCTTGGAACACCCGCGGAGATATACAATTTTGGAACACAATATTGGATTACTATTATCTCAATATTCTTCTCGGGCGTCGTCGTAGCTTTTATTTACGCTCCAGTCTTCGTTTCGCTAGGATTGAATTCTGTTTACGAG TATTTGGAAATGAGATTCAATCGTGGTGTAAGGATTCTCATATCGGCGATTTTCATTGTTGATGTG GTACTTTACCAATCGATCGTGGTCTACGTTCCAGCGTTGGCGCTAAATCAAG TCAGCGGCATTGATGTACATTTGATCGGGATCATTGTATGCCTCATATGCGTGTTCTACACTGTTCTG GGTGGTATCAGGGCAGTAGTTTGGACGGATGCGCTTCAGGTCGGGGTCATGATTGCCGCTGTACTGACTGTTAGTATATTGGGTACTTATCAAATGGGCGCCGCTGAAATATGGAAGATGTCATTGGAAGCCaatagaattgaatttttaaa CTTCGATACGTCTCCTTATATGAGACATACAGTATGGACCGTGTTAATTGGTTCGTGGCTCTATAGCACCGCTTACATTGCTGTCAATCAAACTATGGTACAACGGTATAGGTCGTTGAAAGATTTGAAAACGTCCAAACT ATCATTAGCGATATTTACTATCAGTATTATGTTATTCATTTCATTATGCTGCTGGTGCGGCCTCGTCCTTATAGCCTGGTGGTCTCCACCTAAGTGCGATCCTAGAGCTACCGGGTTGATAACTGCTGACGATCAGTTATTGCCCGCTTATGTAATGGAAATTGCGAGAAATTTACCTGGAGTACCTGGCCTCTTTATTTCTGGAATTTTTGGAGCAGCTCTTAG TACCCTGTCTGTAGGCCTTAATTCAACGGCCGTAGTGGTCCTGGAAGATTTCGTGAAGGGTTGCTTCGGCTTGAAATTGACCGACCGATGCTCccacatttttgtaaaatgtctGGTTGTCTTGCTTGGTTGCATAGCTCTGGGTTTGCTATTTCTGGTCGAGAAACTAGGAGGAGTTTTAGct ATAACTGGAAGTCTAGCAGCAATAGCTGCAGGCACTTCTTTCGGAGTATTCACGCTAGGTATACTCTTTCCATGGACAAATGCTAAG GGTGCGTTTATGGGTGCTATCGTAGGATTCGTGATCGCTGGCTGGGCGAGCTTAGGTGCAAATTGGTCTATCGGTGCTGGGTTGCTGGTTCCTAAGAAACTTCCAGTCCCCCTTTCTCATTGCCCAGGCAATATCTCCGAAAGTTTCCTGAAACAGTTTGATCGTCCGAA CGAAGACGATGTGTTTCCTCTGTATCGATTATCGTACCATTGGTTTACTGGTTTAGGCACGTTAATCGTTATCGTCGTAGGCAATTTCATTAGCTGGTGGACTGGTCCTACGGATCCTTCTTCTGTTGATAAAAGACTGCTTTCGCCGTTAATTCATTC atTGTTACCAGTACCAAAGGACGAAAATATTGTTCCTACTGGAAATAACGCTGGGAATAGCGAATTAGCAACAACAGCAAGTCTCTTATTATAtgatttaaagaagaaaagg AGAAGTCAAAATTTTCCTAACGGGGCCACAAGATAA
- the LOC122573575 gene encoding endoplasmic reticulum transmembrane helix translocase, with protein MAIASSRVDELVQTVTLHNPRKLLFTGYVLPSVILHAVWIYSWIFVYGIDEYYDAGLVGIAAIGVLQIFICLCCQWSVHIHTFLNCSSEKDPYKAKIAKVVPTPNNGSSELVKLHHSEQHEPWFIFQKTKYYWNSHEKSFEGLHFPINHSIKHYCEWRGYLDEKDVAAAEEKYGKNKLDMVVPEFRELFKERAIAPFFVFQLFCVALWCFDKYWYYSIFTLVMLIMFECTLVQQQLRNVAEIRKMGNKPYTIMVYRNRRWHSMFTDQLVPGDIVSITRSQNDNLVPCDMLLLRGPCVVDESMLTGESVPQMKEPIEEIDGNRQLDIETDKLHILFGGTKVVQHTPPSKSVSGLKATDNGCVAYVLRTGFSTSQGKLLRTILFGVKCVTANNLETFGFILFLLVFAIAAASYVWIKGSEDPTRNRYKLFLECTLILTSVVPPELPIELSLAVNTSLLALSKLGVFCTEPFRIPFAGKVEICCFDKTGTLTSDNLVVEGIAGIEGKPDVMQLSDAPIESIQVLATCHSLVQLDDGIVGDPLEKATLKAIKWNLTKTDSMIPRKGQSPVLKIVQRHHFSSALKRMSVVAGYTMPGSSEINYMTTVKGAPEIIKDMLLSIPDNYESTYLSLSRRGARVLALGYRKLPGPLSSQDLRELTRENLEKNLIFAGFVIISCPLKPDSKAVIKEIVNASHSVVMITGDNPLTACHVSRELHFTKKPITLILTAADGKWIWESVDRKINLPLEMKNVSRNNEIWREYTLCVTGEGLTYLKDNERDLLRKLLPHIVIFARCEPKQKEFIIVSLQNLGYTTLMCGDGTNDVGALKHAQVGVAILSSQPERVSAEKQDNVKNEHTISNSAVTNGPRNNPRVSANTKARIQKILKELEEQSVIVKLGDASIAAPFTSKMSSIQCICHVIKQGRCTLVTTLQMFKILALNALGLAYSQSVLYLGGIKFSDTQATLQGILLATCFLFISRSKPLKTLSKQRPLPNIFNLYTIATVLLQFAVHFISLVYMVKEATLLSPKSEKLAAILAPSNSSNGSTALNMSLTDEEELFEPNLLNSTVYIIAMAIQITTFAINYRGHPYMESLLQNKSLLYSLIGNATVILALACGFLPNLAAQFEIVDFPSDFRSLLVQVLIADFVLAYIVDRACLWLFGEGRHQKL; from the exons ATGGCGATTGCTTCGTCGCGAGTAGACGAACTTGTACAAACTGTTACCCTTCATAATCCTCGAAAATTGCTATTTACGGGCTACGTTCTGCCCTCTGTGATATTACACGCTGTGTGGATTTATAGTTGGATTTTTGTCTATGGAATTGACGAGTATTATGATGCGGGTTTAGTGGGTATCGCAGCTATCGgtgtattacaaattttcatatgtTTGTGTTGCCAGTGGTCAGTGCATATACATACTTTCCTTAATTGTAGCTCG GAAAAAGATCCGTATAAAGCGAAAATAGCAAAAGTAGTGCCTACTCCCAACAATGGAAGTTCAGAGCTTGTTAAACTACATCATTCTGAACAACATGAACCGTGgttcatatttcaaaaaacCAAATACTATTGGAATTCTCATGAAAAAAGTTTCGAAGGCCttcattttccaattaatcaCTCTATCAAACATTATTGCGAATGGAGAGGATACTTGGATGAGAAAGATGTTGCAGcagcagaagaaaaatatgggaagaataa GCTGGATATGGTGGTACCAGAatttagagaattatttaaagaaagagCAATTGCTCcattctttgtttttcaattattttgtgtagcattatggtgtttcgataaatattggTATTATAGTATCTTTACATTAGTTATGCTTATTATGTTTGAGTGCACACTTGTGCAACAACAACTTCGAAATGTGGCTGAAATTAGGAAAATGGGAAACAAGCCATATACTATAATG GTCTACAGGAACAGACGGTGGCATTCCATGTTTACTGACCAACTAGTTCCTGGTGATATTGTATCCATAACAAGATCTCAAAATGATAATCTAGTGCCATGTGATATGTTACTTTTAAGAGGACCTTGTGTTGTTGATGAGAGTATGTTAACAG gGGAATCAGTTCCTCAAATGAAAGAGCCCATAGAAGAAATTGATGGAAATAGACAGCTGGATATAGAAACTGATAAGCTTCACATACTTTTTGGGGGCACGAAAGTTGTACAACATACTCCACCAAGTAAAAGTGTATCTGGCCTTAAAG ctACTGATAATGGCTGTGTGGCCTATGTTTTACGTACTGGTTTTTCAACGTCGCAAGGAAAACTTTTGAGGACAATATTATTTGGAGTCAAATGCGTTACTGCTAACAACTTGGAAACGTTTGGTTTTATCCTATTTTTGCTAGTTTTTGCGATTGCTGCAGCATCATATGTCTGGATTAAAG gGAGTGAAGATCCTACAAGAAATAGATACAAATTGTTCTTGGAATGTACATTAATTCTCACATCAGTTGTTCCTCCAGAATTGCCTATTGAGTTATCATTAGCCGTTAATACTTCATTATTGGCCTTATCAAAGCTag GTGTATTTTGTACTGAACCTTTTAGAATTCCATTTGCtggaaaagttgaaatatgTTGCTTTGATAAAACTGGTACTTTAACCAGTGATAATTTAGTCGTCGAAGGTATAGCGGGGATTGA AGGGAAACCAGATGTTATGCAACTTTCTGATGCACCTATAGAGAGTATTCAAGTACTCGCAACGTGCCATTCTCTTGTACAATTAGACGACGGAATTGTTGGAGATCCCCTTGAGAAAGCTACGTTGAAAGCTATTAAATGGAATCTTACAAAAA CTGATTCTATGATACCAAGAAAAGGACAATCGCCTGTCTTAAAAATCGTACAAAGACATCACTTTTCTTCCGCGTTAAAGCGAATGTCAGTCGTAGCAGGATACACGATGCCAGGATCATCAGAAATCAATTACATGACAACTGTGAAAGGTGCTcctgaaattattaaagacaTG TTGTTATCTATACCAGATAATTATGAATCAACGTATTTGTCACTTTCGCGTCGCGGAGCAAGAGTATTAGCTTTAGGATATCGAAAACTTCCTGGACCTCTATCTTCGCAAGATTTAAGGGAATTAACTCGAGAAAACTTGGAAAAGAATCTCATTTTTGCTGGATTTGTAATCATAAGTTGTCCACTTAAACCTGATTCTAAAGCTGTTATTAAGGAAATCGTGAATGCTTCACATTCG GTTGTTATGATTACTGGTGATAATCCTTTAACAGCATGTCATGTTAGTCGcgaattacattttacaaagaaaCCAATTACGCTTATATTAACTGCAGCTGATGGAAAGTGGATATGGGAAAGTGtggatagaaaaataaacttacctttggaaatgaaaaatgtttctcggaataatgaaatttggCGAGAATACACTCTTTGTGTAACGGGAGAA ggtttaacatatttaaaagataacgAACGAGATCTACTTCGTAAATTGTTACCACACATCGTAATTTTTGCAAGATGTGAAccaaaacaaaaagaatttataattgtcTCATTGCAAAATTTAGGATACACAACGTTGATGTGCGGAGACGGCACTAATGATGTTGGTGCTTTAAAACATGCTCAAGTGG GTGTCGCCATTTTATCAAGCCAACCTGAAAGAGTATCTGCTGAAAAACAAGATAATGTAAAGAACGAACACACCATCTCAAATTCAGCAGTAACAAATGGTCCAAGAAACAATCCGAGAGTTTCTGCTAATACCAAGGCGAGAATACAAAAGATACTAAAAGAACTCGAAGAACAATCTGTTATAGTTAAGTTAGGAGATGCTTCAATTGCCGCACCTTTTACAAGCAAAATGTCATCAATTCAATGCA tatGCCATGTTATTAAGCAAGGTCGATGCACCCTGGTTACCACCTTGCAGATGTTCAAAATTTTAGCACTTAATGCATTAGGGCTTGCATACAGCCAATCTGTTCTTTATTTAGGTGGAATAAAATTCAGTGATACACAAGCTACCTTACAGGGTATTCTACTGGCCACTTGCTTTTTATTCATATCAAGATCAAAGCCATTGAAAACATTGTCTAAACAGAGGCCTCTTCCGAACATTTTTAACTTATACACGATTGCTACCGTACTCCTTCAATTTGCAGTACATTTTATCTCTCTTGTCTATATGGTTAAGGAAGCTACTTTATTATCTCCAAA GAGTGAAAAATTAGCAGCAATACTAGCTCCAAGTAATTCATCTAATGGAAGTACGGCTTTAAATATGAGCTTGACTGACGAAGAAGAATTGTTTGAACCCAATCTATTAAACAGTACAGTTTATATTATTGCCATGGCGATTCAAATTACTacttttgcaattaattatcGG GGTCATCCATACATGGAGAGTTTGTTACAGAATAAATCTTTACTATACAGCCTTATAGGCAATGCTACTGTTATATTGGCATTAGCATGTGGATTTTTACCCAATTTGGCAGCACAATTTGAAATTGTGGATTTCCCAAGTGAT TTTCGAAGTCTTTTAGTTCAAGTTTTAATAGCAGACTTTGTCCTCGCATATATAGTTGATAGAGCCTGTTTATGGCTTTTTGGAGAAGGAAGACATCAAAAGCTGTGA